Genomic segment of Streptomyces sp. NBC_01210:
GCGCAACTCCCGTCGCTCGACGTCCAGCTCGGCCTGTACGAGCTCGCGCTGGGAGGCGACGGAGGTGTACTCGCCGGCCGCCATGGAGAAGGCGCCCGCCGCGAGGCCGGCCAGGCCGGTGATGACGATGGTCTGCTGGGAGACCGAGCCGCCCGCGACACCGGTCATCAGCGCCAGGTTGGAGACGAGTCCGTCCATCGCGCCGAAGACCGCGGGGCGCAGCCAGCCGCCGTTCACATCACGGTGCGTGTGATTGTCGCGGTGCGCCTCGTGGAGCGTCGCCTCGGTTTCGATGATGGACACAGTTCTCCCCTTTTCCTGCAGCGGGCCCGGTGGTCCCGCTCCCCCTTCACCCTCGAAAATACGCACGATGTAAGGGGTCCGCCAGCAAGGCAGGCCGTACTTACCTGGCCGCCGGGCGGGAGACGGTCCGGCCGCCGGGCGGGAATACGGTCCGGTGCCGGAGCTGGACGACGGTCCGGATTCCGGAGCCGGAGGGCGGTCCGGGTGACAGACACGTTTCTCAGACTCCTCGCGCGTCACATGTGGCACAGATGGAGGAACAGGCTCGGTGCGCGCGAAAGGGGCCCGCCCCATGGAGTTGATTGCATGCAATCCCGCTGATCCGGCCGGCCCCTCCTCCGCCGATATCCGCGATCGGGCCTGCGGCGCAATGCTCGGTCTCGCGGTGGGCGACGCGCTCGGCGCTCCCGCCGAGAACATGCGGCCGTCCGAGATCCGCCGCCGGTGGGGCCGTATCGAGGGCTTTGTGAGCGAGCATCCGGCGGGCACGGACGACACGGAGTACGCCATCTTCTCCGGCCTCCTCCTCGCCCGGCACGGCTCGGCCCTGACCGTGGCCCATGTGGAGAAGGCGTGGCACCAATGGATCGCGGACCTCGACGAAGGCCCGTTCCGGGGCGCGGGGTTCAGCGAACGCGGCACGCTCGAGAACCTGCGGCGCGGGCTCGCCGCCCCGATCTCGGCGCAGCACCGGCACGCCTGGAGCGACGGCCTGGCGATGCGCGCGGCGCCGTTCGGCGTCTTCGCGGCGGGCCACCCGGCGGAGGCGGCGCGGCTGGTCGCGATCGACGGCAGCGTCAGCCACGACGGCGAGGGCATCTACGGCGGCCAGGCGGTGGCGGCAGGCGTGGCCGCGGCGATGGCGGGAGCCGGGCCGGCCGGGGTGATCGGCGCGGCCCTGTCCGTGGTCCCCATGGACTCCTGGACGGCCCGCTCGCTGCGCCGCGCGGTCGTCGCGGCCCAGCACACCTACGCGGACGCGCTCTCCAAGGAACGGGCGGTCCGCTCGGCGGTCGTCATCGGCGGCTACCCGTGGACGGACCTGGCCCCGGAGGCGGTGGGCCTGGCGTTCGGCGCGTTCGCGGCGGCCCGCGGAGACTTCCGTACATCGGTCCTGACGGCGGTCAACATGGGCCGCGACGCGGACACGACGGCGGCGGTGGCGGGCGCGCTGGCGGGAGCGGTGTCCGGCGCCACGGCGATCCCCGCCGAATGGTCCTCGGTGATCGGCCCGGTCCGCGGGAGCTGCCTTCCGTCGATGAGCGGCCACCACGTGCTGGACATCGCGGAACTCCTGACCCCGGACGACGACCCGCAGGCGGCGTCATGACACCCGAGCGCCGGGCGGCGGCCGGGCCTGAGGGCCAACCCGCGACGCGCCGCCGGGAGCCCACACGGGCCAGGCCCGAAGCACCGAGCCGCGGAGGCCCCGACAGCCCCGTGCCCTCGCGCGAAGCCCCGAGCCCCGGAGGGCTGCAGGGCCTCGCGCCCGACGGGCGCCCGGGCTCGCGCGAAGGACCGAGCCCCGCGCGACCGCACGACCCCGCACCCGACGGGCGCCTCGGCACGCCCGGACCACCCAGTCCCGCAGAACCACACCCCGCACCCGAAGAAGCCCTCGGCACGCCCGAAGCCCCGAGACCCGGAGGGCTGCAGCGCCCCGCACCCGACGGGCGCCCGGGCTCGCGCGAAGGACCGAGCCCCGCGCGACCGCACGACCCCGCACCCGACGGGCGCCTCGGCACGCCCGGACCACCCAGTCCCGCAGAACCACACCCCGCACCCGAAGAAGCCCTCGGCACGCCCGAAGCCCCGAGACCCGGAGGGCTGCAGCGCCCCGCACCCGACGGGCGCCCGGGCTCGCGCGAAGGACCGAGCCCCGCGCGACCGCACGACCCCGCACCCGACGAAGCCCTCGGCACGCGCGGATCGCCGAGGGCTCGGCGGGGGGCCGGGGGCCTGCCCCCGGTTTCGGGAAGGGGCGGGGCTGGGGAAGACCACCCGCCCCGCCCCATCGAAGGTCTCCTCCTCGGCCTCGCCGCCGGTGACGCCGCCGGGTGGCCCGCCGCCCGGCACCGCGCCGCCCGGATGCCCGAGTGGACCCGCCGTCTCACCCGTGAGCTCGACACCTTCGCCGAGCAGAACGCCACCACCACCCTCCCCGTCCCCATCGCCCTCAACCAGCCCCCCGAACCCCTCCTCCTCGGCCCCTCCGACGACGCCGAATGGGCCGCCTTCGCCGCCGAGACCGTGCTCACTGCCGCCGGTGACCTCCTCGCCGGCCTGCCCCCCGGCCGCCGTATGCGCGCCGCCGTCGACCTCGCCTGGAACTCCCTCGCCAGCGAGATCGCCGCAGCCGCCGAGCGCGCCCCCGAGGTCGAGTCCGCCGTACTACAACTCCGCGCCCGGATCTCCGTACGCGCCGGACTCGGCAATCTCGCCACCGGCCTCCGCCCGCCCGCCACCGGCCACGACAACCCGCACTACTTCGACGACGCCGCCTGCGTACGCGCCGCCGTTCTCGCCGTCGTCCACCCCGGCGACCCGCTCGCCGCCGCCACGCTCGCCGAGTTCGACGCGCGCTACACCCAGGACGGCGACGGAGTGCACGGCGCACGCGCCATGGCCGCCGCCGTGGCCGCGGCGCTCGGCGGCGCGTCCGTCGACGACGCGGTCGACGCCGCCCTCGCCGAGCTCCCCGACGCCACCGAGATCGGCCGCAACGCCCAGCACGCCGTGAAACTCGCCCGCGACGCGAACGGCGCCTTCGAACTCGTACCGCTCCTCGAGCACCAGATCGTCGACCACGTATACAGCTATGGCATCGCCGCCGCCGAAACCGTCCCGGTCGCCCTCGCCCTCGCCACCGCCGCCCGCGGCCGGGTCGCCGAGGCCGTGCCCGCGGCCGCATGCCTCTCCCGCGTCGCCGACTCCGCGCCCGCCCTCGCCGGCGCGCTGACCGGCGCGCTCGGCGGCGGCGATTCCGTCCCCGCCACCTGGCGCGACGCCTGCCGCACCCTCGCGGGCTGCGCGCTCCCCCGGCTCGCTGGCACGGATCTGGTCGAACTCGCCGGGCTGCTTGCACACACGGAACTGACCGCCCCGGGTGGACAATTCCGACATGACGACGACGACACTCGAGACGACGCTCGCACTCGATGACCGGATCGCCGGCAGCCTCATCGGAGCGGCTGTCGGTGACGCGCTCGGCGGCCCGGTCGAGGGCTACAGCCCGGAGCAGATCGTGGAACGGCACGGCGGCCGCGTCCACGGCATCGTCGGCCCGTGGAACGGCGGGGCCTGGCGCACCGCCCGCCCCATCGCCCCCTACCACAAGGGCGACGGCCACATCACCGACGACACCCTCATGACGCACGCGCTGATCCGCGTGTACGCGACCGTACGCGACCATCTCGACGCGTACGCCGTCGCCGACCACCTGGTCCCCGACCTGATGTCGACCCCCCGCTGGATCCCGGAGCTCGAGGCGGAGGCGCTGCCCCTGCAACGCGTCTTCCTCGCCGAGAAGTGGATGGTGACCCGCCTCCACTACGGGCACAACGATCCGCGCGAGGCAGGCGCGGGCAACATCGTCAACTGTGGCGCGGCGATGTACATGGCGCCGGTGGGCCTGGTCAACGCGGCGCATCCCGAGGCCGCTTATGCCGAGGCCATCGACATCGCGGGCGCGCACCAGTCCTCGTACGGGCGCGAGGCGGCGGGCGTCTTCGCGGCGGCGGTCTCCGCGGCCTGCCTGCCCGACGCCACCCCCACCTCGGTCGTCGACACGGCGCTCTCACTGGCCAAGGACGGCACGGAGTCGGCGATCGAGGCGGTGGCCGAAGCCGCGGCCGGCTACTCGGACTTCGAATCGGCCCTCGCTCCTCTTCGTACGGCGGTCGCTCCCTTCGACACGGTCGGTCCGGACTACCGCACCCCGTCCCTGGCGGCCCGCCGGCCCTCTCGGCTGCACTCCATCGAGGAACTCCCCATCGCCCTCGGAATGCTGCTGGTGGGCGGGGGCGACTACCGCCGTACGGTCCTGGGCGCCGTCAACTACGGCCGCGACTGCGACTCGATCGCGACAATGGCCGGAGCGATCGCGGGGGCGCTCCACGGCGAGTCCGCGGTCCCGAGCGACTGGGCGAAGACGGTGGCCGAGGCGAGCCGCATCGACCTGCACGCGCCGGCGCGGGAACTGGCGGCGGTCACCCGCGAGGTCTTCACCCGCGACACGGAACGACACCGATCCCACGAGTCGGCGTTCGCGCGCCTGATGGAGGCACGATGACCAGCCTGCGCCTCACCTGGGTCCAGCCGGAGGACCTGCTGGGCCACGAACTGCGCCAGGCGGAGGAGGACGGCCGCGACGCGACGGAGATCCGCACCCGCTGGCAGACGGCGGGCGGCCCCGAAACCCCACCTCACGCGGGAGCCTCCCCGACCCCGGCCCCGCCGCACCTCCGCGCCTTGGCGGTCGAGCTCCTGGCCGAACTGGCCCGGCTGCCTTCCCCGTTGAAGGACGCGGAACCAACGGACCTGCCCACGATCGCCACGGCCTGCCCCACCTGGCCGACAACGCCGGACCCGCACGCTGCGGGAAGCCTTGCCGGCCCGGCGCCGACCGGCCCACCCCAAGAGCCGGCGCAGCCGCCCGACGGCCCGCCCCCACAGGACTCGTTCGAGGCACTGAGTGCGCCCGAGCCCGAAGGCAGCCCATCCCCGCCCGGCTCGCGCGAAGCAGCCTGGACGGGGTCCGGGGGCCCGCCCCCCACTCCGGGAACGGGCGGGTCGGGGGAAAGCCACCCCCATTCCCATGCCCATCCCCACCCCCACGCCCTGCAGGCCGCCTGGCTCGGCCGTGCCGTCGGGTGTCTTCTCGGCAAGCCCGTCGAGAAGCTCCCTCTCACCGCCATCCGCGACCTCGCCCGCGCCACCGGCAACTGGCCCCTCAACACATGGTTCACCGCCAAAGGCGTCCCCGCCGAGCTCGCCGCCGCCCACCCCTGGAACCGCCGGTCCGCCGCCACCTCCCTCGCCGAGAACATCGACGGCATGCCCGAGGACGACGACCTCAACTACCCCCTCCTCAACCTGGTCCTCCTCCAGCGCCACGGAAGGAGCTTCACCACCGACCAGGTCGCCCAGCTCTGGCTCGACGAGCTCCCGGCCGGCCGGACCTTCACCGCCGAGCGCGTTGCCTACCGCAACCTCCTCTCCGGCATCGAGCCCCCGCTCACCGCCCGCCACCGCAACCCCTTCCGGGAGTGGATCGGCGCCACCATCCGCGCCGACGTCCACGGCTGGACGCACCCCGGCGACCCCGCGGCCGCCGCCGCGCAGGCCCACCGCGATGCCGTACTCACCCACACCGCCAACGGCGTCTACGGTGCGATGTTCATCGCAGCCACCATCGCCACCGCGGCCGGCGGCCGGAGCGATGTCCACCAGTGCCTGCGGACCGGCCTCCGCGTCGTCCCCCCGCGCTCCCGCCTCGCCCAAGCCGTCCGCTTCGGTATCGACACCGCCCACAAGGAACCGCACTTCGACCAAGCCGTCGACCGGCTCCACACCGTCTACGGCCAGTACCACTGGGTCCATGTCCTCCCCAACGCGGCCCTTCTCGCCGCCGCACTCACCCACGCCGACGGGGACTTCACCGGCTCCATCTGCCGCGCCGTGTCGGGCGGCTGGGACACCGACTCCAACGGTGCGACCGCCGGCTCCATCGCCGGGCTGCTCGCCGGCCACCCCGACGCCATCCCCGACCGCTGGACCGCACCGCTCAAGAACCGTCTCGCCACCTCCGTCGCCGGCTTCGACGGCATCGGCTTCGACACCCTCGCCCACCTCACCCACCAGGAGGCACTCCGCCCATGACCGGCATCGTGGTGCTCGGCAGCACCAACATGGACCTCGTCGCGTACGTCGCGCACGCGCCGAAACGCGGTGAGACGGTCACGGGACGTGAGTTCCGTACGATCCCCGGCGGCAAGGGCGCCAACCAGGCCGTAGCCGCCGCCCGCGCCGGTGGCGACGTCGCGATGATCGGCGCGGTCGGCTCGGACGACTTCGGCGTACGCCTGCGGCAGACGCTCGTCTCCTCCGGCGTCGACACCGACCTCCTGCGGACCGCCGACGGCCCCTCCGGCACCGCGCACATCGTCGTCGACGACGAAGGCGGCAACTCGATCGTCGTGATCCCCGGCGCGAACGGCACCGTCACCCACCTCGTCCCCGGCGACGAGGCCCTCATCGCCACCGCCGACGCGCTGCTGCTCCAGCTCGAACTCCCGCTGAGCGCCGTGCTCGACGGCGCCGAAGCCGCCCGCCGCCACGGTGTACGGACCGTCCTCACCCCCGCCCCCGCCCAGCCCCTCCCTCCCGAACTCCTCGCCGCCACCGATCTGCTGGTCCCCAACGAGCACGAGGCAGCCACCCTCGCCGGCATCGCCGACCCGCACGCCGCGGCCGAGGCGCTGCTGCGTCAGGTCCCCGAGGTCGTGATCACGCTCGGCGCGGCAGGCAGCCTGTACGCGCGGAGAGGGGCCGCGCCCCTCACCGTCCCGGCACCCCGGGTCACCGCCGTGGACACCACGGCGGCGGGCGACACCTTCGTCGGCACTCTCGCCGTCGCGCTCGTCGAGGGCCGCCCCGTACAGCAGGCCCTCAGCTGGGCCTCGGCCGCCGCAGCCCTCTGTGTCCAACGCGCGGGCGCATCCACCTCCATGCCGTACCGCTCCGAGATCGACGCCTCATGAACCCCACCCCCCTGCACGGGCTGCGCGTCCTCGACCTGGCCACTCTCTTCGCCGGCCCGCTCGCCGCCACCATGCTCGGCGACTTCGGCGCGGAGGTCATCAAGGTCGAGCACCCCACCCGGCCCGACCCCTCCCGCGGCCACGGCCCCACCAAGGACGGCGTCGGCCTCTGGTGGAAACTGCTCGGCCGCAACAAACGCACCGTCACCCTCGATCTGTCCTGCCCCGGCGGCCGCGAGACCCTCCTCCTCCTCGCGAGCACCGCCGACGTGATCATCGAGAACTTCCGCCCCGGCACCCTGGAGAGGTGGCAGCTCGGCTGGGACGAACTGAGCGCGGCCAACCCCCGACTCGTCCTCACCCGCGTCACCGGCTTCGGGCAGTTCGGCCCGTACTCCCACCGCCCCGGCTTCGGCACCCTCGCCGAGGCGATGAGCGGCTTCGCCTCCATCACCGGCGAGCCCGAAGGTCCGCCGACCCTCCCTCCGTTCGGCCTCGCCGACTCGATCGCGGCGCTCGCCACTGCCTACGCCGTGATGACCGCGCTCACCGCCCGCACCGCGACGGGCCGCGGCCAGGTCGTCGACATGGCGATCATCGAACCGATCCTGACCGTGCTGGGCCCGCAGCCCCTCTGGTACGACCAGCTCGGCTACATGCAGCAGCGCACCGGCAACCGCTCCCGCAACAACGCACCGCGCAACACCTACCGCACGGCCGACGGCTGCTGGCTGGCCGTCTCCACCTCGGCCCAGTCCATCGCCGAACGCGTCATGCATCTGGTCGGCCGCCCCGAGCTGATCGACGAGCCGTGGTTCGCCACCGGCAGCGGCCGCGCGGAGCACGCGGACGAACTCGACGACGCGGTGGGCAACTGGATCGCCCGCCGCACCCGCTCCGAAGCCATGTCCGCCTTCGAGAAGGCCGAAGCGGCGATCGCTCCGATCTACGACATCCGCGATGTCATGGAAGATCCCCAGTACCGGGCGCTGGACACCATCACCGAAGTGCTCGACCCCGAGCTCGGCCCCCTCCGTATGCAGAACGTCCTCTTCCGCCTCTCCGACACCCCCGGCGCCATCCGCTGGGCAGGCCGCCCGCACGGCGCCGACACGGACGCGGTGCTCACCGAACTCGGTCTGTCCCTGGCCGATATCACCGCCCTCCGCACCCAGGGCGCCCTATGACCATCCCCCTCACCTATCTGTACGCCCCCGGGGACCGACCCGAGGTCGTGCACAAAGCCCTCGCCTCCGCCGCCGATGTCGTGATCGTCGATCTGGAGGACGCGGTGTCCCCGGGCCGCAAGAAGTACGCGCTTGCCGCCACCGTCGAACTCCTCGCCTCCCGCCATCCCCTCCCGGTCCATGTCCGTATCAACACCCCCCATGACATCGAGGCCCTCACCGGACTTCCGGGCCTCTGTGCGCTGCGTATCCCCAAGGTCGCACACGCCTCTGACATTCAGCGGATCGCGGCCCGGACCCCGGGCGTCCCGCTCTACCCGCTCCTCGAATCCGCGCTCGCCGTGGAGCACGCGTACACGATCGCCACCGCCCACCCCGCCGTCCGCGGCATCGCCATCGGCGAGTCCGATCTCCGGGCCGATCTCGGCGTACGGGACGGCACCGGCCTCGACTGGCCACGCACCCGCATCGTGATCGCCGCCCGTGCCGCGCAACTCCCGCCACCCGCCCAGTCCGTCTTCCCCGACATCCGCGACCTGGAC
This window contains:
- a CDS encoding proline-rich domain-containing protein is translated as MQRPAPDGRPGSREGPSPARPHDPAPDGRLGTPGPPSPAEPHPAPEEALGTPEAPRPGGLQRPAPDGRPGSREGPSPARPHDPAPDEALGTRGSPRARRGAGGLPPVSGRGGAGEDHPPRPIEGLLLGLAAGDAAGWPAARHRAARMPEWTRRLTRELDTFAEQNATTTLPVPIALNQPPEPLLLGPSDDAEWAAFAAETVLTAAGDLLAGLPPGRRMRAAVDLAWNSLASEIAAAAERAPEVESAVLQLRARISVRAGLGNLATGLRPPATGHDNPHYFDDAACVRAAVLAVVHPGDPLAAATLAEFDARYTQDGDGVHGARAMAAAVAAALGGASVDDAVDAALAELPDATEIGRNAQHAVKLARDANGAFELVPLLEHQIVDHVYSYGIAAAETVPVALALATAARGRVAEAVPAAACLSRVADSAPALAGALTGALGGGDSVPATWRDACRTLAGCALPRLAGTDLVELAGLLAHTELTAPGGQFRHDDDDTRDDARTR
- the rbsK gene encoding ribokinase, whose product is MTGIVVLGSTNMDLVAYVAHAPKRGETVTGREFRTIPGGKGANQAVAAARAGGDVAMIGAVGSDDFGVRLRQTLVSSGVDTDLLRTADGPSGTAHIVVDDEGGNSIVVIPGANGTVTHLVPGDEALIATADALLLQLELPLSAVLDGAEAARRHGVRTVLTPAPAQPLPPELLAATDLLVPNEHEAATLAGIADPHAAAEALLRQVPEVVITLGAAGSLYARRGAAPLTVPAPRVTAVDTTAAGDTFVGTLAVALVEGRPVQQALSWASAAAALCVQRAGASTSMPYRSEIDAS
- a CDS encoding ADP-ribosylglycohydrolase family protein, encoding MTTTTLETTLALDDRIAGSLIGAAVGDALGGPVEGYSPEQIVERHGGRVHGIVGPWNGGAWRTARPIAPYHKGDGHITDDTLMTHALIRVYATVRDHLDAYAVADHLVPDLMSTPRWIPELEAEALPLQRVFLAEKWMVTRLHYGHNDPREAGAGNIVNCGAAMYMAPVGLVNAAHPEAAYAEAIDIAGAHQSSYGREAAGVFAAAVSAACLPDATPTSVVDTALSLAKDGTESAIEAVAEAAAGYSDFESALAPLRTAVAPFDTVGPDYRTPSLAARRPSRLHSIEELPIALGMLLVGGGDYRRTVLGAVNYGRDCDSIATMAGAIAGALHGESAVPSDWAKTVAEASRIDLHAPARELAAVTREVFTRDTERHRSHESAFARLMEAR
- a CDS encoding CaiB/BaiF CoA transferase family protein, which produces MNPTPLHGLRVLDLATLFAGPLAATMLGDFGAEVIKVEHPTRPDPSRGHGPTKDGVGLWWKLLGRNKRTVTLDLSCPGGRETLLLLASTADVIIENFRPGTLERWQLGWDELSAANPRLVLTRVTGFGQFGPYSHRPGFGTLAEAMSGFASITGEPEGPPTLPPFGLADSIAALATAYAVMTALTARTATGRGQVVDMAIIEPILTVLGPQPLWYDQLGYMQQRTGNRSRNNAPRNTYRTADGCWLAVSTSAQSIAERVMHLVGRPELIDEPWFATGSGRAEHADELDDAVGNWIARRTRSEAMSAFEKAEAAIAPIYDIRDVMEDPQYRALDTITEVLDPELGPLRMQNVLFRLSDTPGAIRWAGRPHGADTDAVLTELGLSLADITALRTQGAL
- a CDS encoding ADP-ribosylglycohydrolase family protein, with amino-acid sequence MTSLRLTWVQPEDLLGHELRQAEEDGRDATEIRTRWQTAGGPETPPHAGASPTPAPPHLRALAVELLAELARLPSPLKDAEPTDLPTIATACPTWPTTPDPHAAGSLAGPAPTGPPQEPAQPPDGPPPQDSFEALSAPEPEGSPSPPGSREAAWTGSGGPPPTPGTGGSGESHPHSHAHPHPHALQAAWLGRAVGCLLGKPVEKLPLTAIRDLARATGNWPLNTWFTAKGVPAELAAAHPWNRRSAATSLAENIDGMPEDDDLNYPLLNLVLLQRHGRSFTTDQVAQLWLDELPAGRTFTAERVAYRNLLSGIEPPLTARHRNPFREWIGATIRADVHGWTHPGDPAAAAAQAHRDAVLTHTANGVYGAMFIAATIATAAGGRSDVHQCLRTGLRVVPPRSRLAQAVRFGIDTAHKEPHFDQAVDRLHTVYGQYHWVHVLPNAALLAAALTHADGDFTGSICRAVSGGWDTDSNGATAGSIAGLLAGHPDAIPDRWTAPLKNRLATSVAGFDGIGFDTLAHLTHQEALRP
- a CDS encoding ADP-ribosylglycohydrolase family protein, which codes for MELIACNPADPAGPSSADIRDRACGAMLGLAVGDALGAPAENMRPSEIRRRWGRIEGFVSEHPAGTDDTEYAIFSGLLLARHGSALTVAHVEKAWHQWIADLDEGPFRGAGFSERGTLENLRRGLAAPISAQHRHAWSDGLAMRAAPFGVFAAGHPAEAARLVAIDGSVSHDGEGIYGGQAVAAGVAAAMAGAGPAGVIGAALSVVPMDSWTARSLRRAVVAAQHTYADALSKERAVRSAVVIGGYPWTDLAPEAVGLAFGAFAAARGDFRTSVLTAVNMGRDADTTAAVAGALAGAVSGATAIPAEWSSVIGPVRGSCLPSMSGHHVLDIAELLTPDDDPQAAS
- a CDS encoding HpcH/HpaI aldolase/citrate lyase family protein encodes the protein MTIPLTYLYAPGDRPEVVHKALASAADVVIVDLEDAVSPGRKKYALAATVELLASRHPLPVHVRINTPHDIEALTGLPGLCALRIPKVAHASDIQRIAARTPGVPLYPLLESALAVEHAYTIATAHPAVRGIAIGESDLRADLGVRDGTGLDWPRTRIVIAARAAQLPPPAQSVFPDIRDLDALYASCTHGRSLGFLGRAAIHPDQLPVIERAFRPTPEEIEAAEEIVKAAATDEGALALPDGRFVDAAVVAAAQRTLALARREEP